The Vibrio ishigakensis genome has a window encoding:
- a CDS encoding DEAD/DEAH box helicase produces the protein MQESEIKFSDLDLKPEILSSLEGMGFVSPTPIQAASIPLLLEGKDALGKAQTGTGKTAAFSLPLLNKLELKQRKPQAIILAPTRELAIQVAAEIKNLGSNINGLKVLEIYGGTSIVDQMRALKNGAHIVVGTPGRVQDLINRDRLHLDEVNTFVLDEADEMLNMGFVDDVTAILEHAPETAQRVLFSATMPPMLKTIVERFLRDPAYVDVAGKNHTVDKVEQQFWVVKGVEKDEAMTRLLETEETDASIVFVRTRQDTERLADYLSARGFKVAALHGDIPQSQRERTVDNIKRGVIDILVATDVVARGLDVPRITHVFNYDIPFDVESYIHRIGRTGRAGRKGKAILLVRTNQIRMLRTIERVTKSSMEEIQLPLRDKVAEARVNKLGLELEADKENASLDKFVELVDTLQTSLEIDAATLAAILLRRQQGKRPLFYIGEDPMIAAIERDKKRRAERRDNRREGGRDGGRGFGQDNKEWDTYQLQVGREQGVQVKDIVGALANELGLTKGSIGAIKLAPEHTFVQLPKAMSSETAGKLKKLRIRQKETGAVVCDFDDFRESRGGRRDGGRRDGGGYRGNREGGRREGHRGNRDGNREGGRRDGGGYRGNRDGNRDGGRRDGERRFDRNRGGDNRGNYRGERGHNRRDAE, from the coding sequence ATGCAAGAATCTGAAATTAAGTTCAGCGATTTAGACCTGAAGCCTGAAATCCTTTCTTCTTTAGAAGGAATGGGCTTTGTTTCTCCAACTCCTATCCAAGCAGCCTCTATTCCTCTTCTTCTAGAAGGCAAAGACGCTTTAGGTAAAGCTCAAACAGGTACAGGTAAAACCGCGGCTTTTTCTCTTCCTTTGCTAAATAAGTTAGAGCTGAAACAGCGTAAACCACAGGCGATCATCCTTGCGCCTACCCGTGAACTTGCGATCCAAGTTGCGGCAGAAATCAAAAACCTTGGTAGCAATATCAACGGTCTTAAAGTTCTAGAAATCTACGGTGGTACTTCTATCGTTGATCAGATGCGTGCTCTTAAGAACGGCGCACACATCGTTGTTGGTACACCTGGTCGTGTACAAGACCTTATCAACCGTGACCGTCTGCACCTAGACGAAGTTAACACCTTCGTACTGGATGAAGCAGATGAAATGTTGAACATGGGCTTTGTTGACGACGTAACTGCAATTCTTGAGCATGCTCCAGAAACTGCACAGCGCGTACTGTTCTCTGCAACCATGCCTCCAATGCTTAAGACCATTGTTGAGCGTTTCCTACGTGATCCTGCTTACGTTGACGTTGCTGGTAAAAACCACACCGTTGATAAAGTAGAGCAGCAGTTCTGGGTAGTGAAGGGCGTAGAGAAAGATGAAGCTATGACTCGTCTTCTTGAAACTGAAGAAACTGATGCTTCTATCGTATTCGTACGTACTCGTCAGGACACCGAGCGTCTAGCAGATTACCTATCTGCACGTGGCTTCAAAGTAGCTGCACTTCACGGTGACATTCCTCAGTCACAACGTGAGCGTACTGTAGACAACATCAAGCGCGGTGTTATCGACATCCTAGTCGCGACCGACGTTGTTGCACGTGGTCTTGATGTGCCTCGTATTACTCACGTGTTTAACTACGACATCCCATTCGATGTTGAGTCTTACATCCACCGTATCGGTCGTACTGGTCGTGCTGGTCGTAAGGGTAAAGCGATCCTATTGGTTCGTACTAACCAAATCCGCATGCTTCGCACTATCGAGCGTGTTACTAAGTCTTCAATGGAAGAGATCCAACTTCCTCTACGTGACAAAGTAGCTGAAGCTCGTGTAAACAAGCTTGGTCTTGAGCTTGAAGCGGACAAAGAGAATGCATCTCTAGACAAGTTTGTTGAGCTTGTAGACACGCTACAAACTAGCCTAGAAATCGATGCTGCTACTCTAGCTGCAATCCTTCTTCGTCGTCAGCAGGGTAAACGCCCTCTATTCTACATCGGTGAAGATCCGATGATCGCTGCTATCGAGCGTGATAAGAAGCGTCGTGCAGAGCGTCGTGACAACCGCCGTGAAGGTGGTCGTGATGGCGGTCGTGGCTTCGGTCAGGACAACAAAGAGTGGGATACTTACCAACTACAAGTTGGTCGTGAGCAAGGTGTTCAGGTTAAAGACATCGTTGGTGCACTTGCAAACGAGCTTGGCTTAACTAAAGGTTCTATCGGTGCAATCAAACTAGCACCAGAGCACACTTTTGTTCAGCTGCCTAAAGCGATGAGCTCTGAAACTGCAGGTAAACTTAAGAAGCTACGTATCCGCCAAAAAGAAACTGGCGCTGTAGTATGTGACTTCGATGACTTCCGTGAGTCTCGTGGTGGTCGCCGTGACGGTGGTCGTCGTGATGGTGGCGGTTACCGTGGCAACCGTGAAGGCGGTCGTCGTGAAGGTCATCGTGGTAACCGCGATGGTAACCGTGAAGGCGGTCGTCGTGATGGCGGTGGTTACCGTGGCAATCGCGATGGCAACCGTGATGGTGGTCGTCGTGACGGTGAGCGTCGTTTTGATCGCAACCGTGGTGGCGATAACCGTGGTAACTACCGTGGTGAACGTGGTCACAACCGCAGAGACGCGGAATAA
- a CDS encoding acetyltransferase, with amino-acid sequence MFLKERKSGDLVDVVDMTNLSNLFHDSVEGRFQAGEEQQDPQLFKKSDLVFMSGEELPRCWTDPDYRSKNK; translated from the coding sequence ATGTTTTTAAAAGAGAGAAAGAGCGGCGACCTTGTGGACGTTGTGGATATGACCAATCTGAGCAACTTATTTCATGACAGTGTAGAGGGACGATTCCAAGCAGGAGAAGAGCAGCAAGACCCGCAGTTGTTCAAGAAATCCGATTTAGTCTTTATGTCGGGTGAAGAACTCCCTCGCTGTTGGACAGACCCAGATTATCGCTCCAAAAATAAATAG
- the rnb gene encoding exoribonuclease II produces MFADNPLLAQLKQQIKETLPTKEGTIKGTDKKFGFLEVDSKTSFFIPPPYMKKVMHGDKVVAVIRTENDKELAEPDTLIEQSITRFIGRVKLFKGRLNVVPDHPQLRKLSLKAKTARGLKRDEFEEGDWVVANLIQHPLKGADNFLVEITEKITDANDKIAPWWVTLAENDLPNSEPAGIDEWTMHDDADLIREDLTSVPFVTIDGESTKDMDDALFAKANEDGSFELTIAIADPTSYITPDSDMDKVARERGFTIYLPGRNIPMLPRDLADNLCSLIENEERPALCCTTKILADGTISDEIRFFAANIKSHARLAYDNVSDFLENGSSEKWQPSEEIAKVVTDLASVAKARGQWRETNAVLFPDRPDYRFELSEDNDVIAIHADIRRSANKLVEECMISANICAGRVLSEKLGFGVFNTHSGIKEDKLEGVLELLAKHGAEGFDAEAVSSIEGFSALRRWLNEQETQYLDNRIRKHQTYSEISNKPAPHFAMGLDLYATWTSPIRKYGDMINHRLLKAVILNKEPVQTPDDAVGEEMALHRKHHKIAERKVSDWLYARTLQKDVEAKTKFTAEIFDISRGGMRVRFLENGASAFIPSPLIMDNKERVQASNDEGTFSIDNEVVYKLADVLEVNLVEVDVEKRNLVAKPVEVFADLVKPEKEETA; encoded by the coding sequence ATGTTTGCAGATAATCCGTTGCTTGCTCAACTAAAACAGCAGATCAAAGAAACCCTTCCTACTAAAGAAGGTACCATCAAGGGTACTGACAAGAAATTTGGCTTCCTAGAAGTCGATAGCAAAACCAGTTTCTTTATCCCACCACCGTATATGAAGAAAGTAATGCACGGTGACAAAGTGGTTGCTGTTATTCGCACTGAAAATGACAAAGAGTTGGCTGAACCAGACACACTCATTGAGCAGTCAATTACGCGCTTTATCGGTCGCGTTAAACTGTTCAAAGGCCGCCTAAATGTTGTTCCTGATCATCCGCAGCTGCGTAAGCTATCTCTTAAAGCAAAGACCGCACGTGGTCTTAAGCGTGATGAGTTCGAAGAAGGCGATTGGGTAGTTGCGAACCTTATCCAGCACCCTCTTAAAGGGGCAGACAACTTCCTTGTGGAAATTACAGAGAAGATCACTGACGCAAACGACAAGATTGCTCCTTGGTGGGTAACCCTTGCTGAGAACGACCTTCCAAACTCTGAACCTGCGGGCATCGACGAGTGGACCATGCACGACGATGCAGATCTTATTCGTGAAGACCTAACCTCAGTGCCTTTCGTTACTATCGATGGTGAATCTACTAAAGATATGGACGATGCTCTGTTTGCTAAAGCGAATGAAGATGGCAGCTTTGAGCTTACCATTGCGATTGCCGATCCAACGTCTTACATCACTCCAGACAGTGATATGGATAAGGTAGCGCGCGAGCGTGGCTTCACCATCTATCTACCTGGTCGCAACATTCCAATGCTTCCACGTGATCTTGCAGACAACCTTTGTTCACTTATTGAAAATGAAGAGCGCCCTGCGCTTTGCTGTACGACTAAAATCTTGGCTGACGGTACTATTTCTGACGAGATTCGCTTCTTTGCAGCAAACATCAAATCTCACGCACGTCTTGCTTACGATAACGTGTCTGACTTCCTGGAGAATGGCTCTTCAGAAAAATGGCAACCAAGCGAAGAGATTGCCAAAGTCGTTACCGACCTAGCATCAGTAGCTAAAGCACGTGGCCAGTGGCGTGAAACGAACGCAGTTCTATTCCCTGATCGTCCAGACTACCGTTTTGAACTGAGCGAAGATAACGACGTAATCGCAATCCATGCTGACATTCGTCGCTCTGCAAACAAGTTGGTTGAAGAGTGCATGATCAGCGCAAATATCTGTGCCGGTCGCGTCCTGTCTGAAAAGCTAGGCTTTGGTGTATTCAACACTCATAGCGGCATTAAAGAAGACAAGCTAGAGGGCGTACTTGAGCTACTTGCTAAACATGGCGCAGAAGGGTTTGACGCTGAAGCTGTATCTTCAATCGAAGGTTTCAGTGCACTCCGCCGTTGGTTGAACGAGCAAGAGACACAGTACCTAGACAACCGTATTCGTAAGCATCAAACCTACAGCGAGATCAGCAACAAACCTGCTCCGCACTTTGCAATGGGCTTAGATCTATACGCGACGTGGACTTCTCCAATCCGTAAGTACGGCGATATGATCAACCATCGTCTTCTTAAAGCCGTGATCCTTAATAAAGAACCAGTGCAAACTCCAGATGATGCAGTGGGTGAAGAAATGGCTCTACACCGTAAGCACCACAAGATTGCTGAACGTAAAGTAAGTGACTGGTTATACGCTCGCACCCTACAGAAAGATGTAGAAGCTAAGACCAAGTTCACCGCTGAGATCTTTGATATCAGCCGCGGCGGCATGCGTGTTCGTTTCCTTGAAAACGGCGCATCAGCGTTTATCCCATCTCCACTGATCATGGATAACAAAGAACGCGTTCAAGCCAGCAACGATGAAGGCACCTTCTCTATCGACAATGAGGTAGTGTACAAACTAGCTGACGTTCTTGAGGTTAACCTAGTAGAGGTTGACGTTGAAAAACGTAACCTTGTTGCTAAGCCTGTAGAGGTATTCGCAGACTTGGTTAAACCAGAAAAAGAAGAAACTGCATAA
- a CDS encoding acetate/propionate family kinase: MANRNVLVINSGSSSLKFAVIDSESGEALISGLGECFGLPEAVVGWKYNGEKTEEAITAPDNHHAQAINRIVALMEELGFSDSIVAVGHRIVHGGEKFTSTVRIDDAVLTEIENLSDLAPLHNPAGAKGIRAAMEAYPSLPQFAVFDTAFHQTMPQKAFTGAISHELYKEYGIRRYGFHGTSHYFVSREAAKMIGKKVEESNFITVHLGNGASVCAISNGESVDTSMGFTPLAGLMMGTRSGDLDPGIIEFLMKKGWTPEQVFETLNKKSGFLGVSGVTSDARGILEAMEDGHEGAKLAFEVFTYRVAKYIASYLVPLNSLDAIVFTGGIGENALDIRREILNNLKVLGFVEDAAGNEAARFGAAGQIAESELLGAKALVIPTNEEFVIAKQSVELL, from the coding sequence ATGGCAAACAGAAACGTACTTGTTATCAACTCAGGCAGTTCTTCTCTGAAGTTCGCTGTTATCGACTCTGAGTCAGGCGAAGCGCTAATCAGCGGCTTAGGAGAGTGTTTTGGTTTGCCGGAAGCGGTAGTTGGCTGGAAGTACAATGGTGAAAAGACTGAGGAAGCAATCACAGCTCCTGACAACCACCATGCTCAAGCTATCAACCGCATTGTTGCTCTAATGGAAGAGCTAGGCTTCAGCGACAGCATCGTTGCTGTAGGTCACCGTATCGTTCACGGTGGTGAGAAGTTCACAAGCACTGTTCGTATCGACGACGCTGTTCTAACTGAAATTGAAAACCTTTCTGATCTTGCTCCGCTCCACAACCCAGCAGGCGCTAAAGGTATCCGTGCAGCGATGGAAGCATACCCATCTCTACCTCAGTTCGCTGTATTCGACACTGCTTTCCACCAAACAATGCCGCAAAAGGCGTTCACTGGTGCAATCTCTCACGAGCTGTACAAAGAGTACGGCATCCGTCGCTACGGTTTCCACGGCACAAGCCACTACTTCGTAAGCCGTGAAGCTGCGAAGATGATTGGCAAGAAAGTGGAAGAGTCAAACTTCATCACTGTTCACCTAGGTAACGGCGCATCTGTATGTGCTATCTCTAATGGTGAGTCTGTTGATACTTCAATGGGCTTTACTCCACTTGCTGGTCTAATGATGGGTACTCGTTCTGGTGACCTTGACCCGGGTATCATCGAATTCCTTATGAAGAAAGGTTGGACTCCAGAGCAAGTATTCGAAACTCTGAACAAGAAGTCTGGTTTCCTAGGTGTATCCGGTGTAACTTCTGATGCTCGTGGCATCCTAGAAGCAATGGAAGACGGTCATGAAGGTGCTAAGCTGGCGTTTGAAGTATTCACATATCGTGTTGCTAAGTACATTGCTTCTTACCTAGTACCGCTAAACTCTCTAGACGCTATCGTGTTCACTGGTGGTATCGGTGAGAACGCACTAGACATCCGTCGCGAAATTCTAAATAACCTAAAAGTTCTAGGTTTCGTTGAAGATGCAGCGGGTAACGAAGCAGCGCGCTTTGGTGCAGCAGGTCAAATCGCTGAATCTGAGCTACTAGGCGCTAAAGCTCTAGTTATCCCAACAAACGAAGAGTTTGTAATTGCTAAGCAGTCTGTTGAACTACTGTAA
- a CDS encoding cysteine synthase A, producing MSNTLVANSVSELIGDTDIVRINSLSEISGCEILLKCEHQNPGGSIKDRAALQLVTDAIESGKLKPGMTIVEGTAGNTGIGLALVAKALGYKMLVVMPKGQAQEKERMIALHGADLLLVDPCPFSNPKHFYHTAKRIGAENEDYWWADQFENLSNYRAHYLNTGPEIWEQTQGKIDALVSVVGTGGSIAGNSHYLSEKNPNLKTWAIDPDGSGIYSYLKSGEYKSSGSSFTEGIGIMREVENFRQAKINHAINLPDQDLVTISRLVAEKDGILLGSSSSLNVAGALYAAARMGKGNTIVTFSCDLAERSYSKLYNLEFLKEKGIKLDKETLPELWARYQADGDEKVVNV from the coding sequence ATGTCGAATACCTTAGTTGCTAATAGTGTCAGTGAACTCATCGGTGATACAGACATTGTCAGAATCAATAGCCTTTCCGAAATATCAGGGTGTGAGATCCTTCTAAAGTGCGAACATCAAAACCCTGGCGGTTCAATAAAGGACAGGGCGGCACTGCAACTTGTTACCGACGCAATTGAATCGGGTAAGCTCAAGCCGGGAATGACCATAGTAGAAGGTACTGCGGGTAATACAGGTATTGGGCTAGCACTGGTGGCTAAAGCCTTGGGTTATAAGATGTTGGTGGTTATGCCAAAGGGACAGGCGCAAGAGAAAGAGCGTATGATTGCGCTTCATGGTGCTGACCTGCTATTGGTCGATCCTTGCCCTTTTTCTAACCCTAAACATTTCTATCATACCGCCAAGCGCATTGGTGCGGAGAACGAGGATTACTGGTGGGCCGATCAGTTCGAAAATCTAAGCAATTATCGAGCGCACTATTTAAATACAGGGCCAGAGATTTGGGAGCAAACCCAAGGCAAGATCGATGCCTTGGTCTCGGTAGTGGGTACTGGTGGCAGCATTGCAGGCAACTCACACTACCTGTCTGAAAAAAATCCCAACCTTAAAACTTGGGCTATCGACCCAGATGGATCTGGGATTTATTCCTATCTAAAAAGTGGTGAGTACAAATCATCAGGAAGCTCGTTTACTGAGGGGATAGGTATCATGCGTGAGGTTGAGAACTTTAGACAGGCCAAGATTAATCACGCCATCAATTTGCCTGATCAAGATCTTGTAACCATCTCGAGGTTGGTTGCTGAAAAAGACGGTATCTTGCTGGGAAGCAGTTCGTCGTTAAATGTGGCCGGCGCGCTCTATGCAGCAGCGAGAATGGGTAAAGGCAATACCATAGTTACCTTTAGCTGTGATCTAGCTGAGCGCTCTTATTCGAAACTCTACAACCTAGAATTTTTAAAGGAAAAGGGTATCAAGCTAGACAAAGAAACCTTACCAGAGCTTTGGGCACGGTATCAGGCCGACGGTGATGAGAAGGTCGTGAATGTATAA